CGCAGAAACTCAGTGAAATCTGGAAGCAGCCTGTGGTGGTCGAGAACCGTCCGGGAGCCACGACGACGGTCGGCGCGGAGTATGTCTCGCGTGCCGCACCGGATGGCTACACCATGCTGCTGGCCGCGCCTCCCTTCGTCATTACCCAATACGTCTATCCGAATCTCGGTTACGACACCGAGAAGAACTTTGAGCCCGTCTCATTGGTCGCTTACTTTCCGCTTATCATGGTCGTCAATCCATCGCTGCCCATCAACAACCTGAAGGAGCTAATCGAGTATTCGCGCAAGAACCCGGGTATGGTCTATCCCTCCCCCGGAGCGGGCACGACGCCTCATCTGATGGGTGAGATGCTTGCAAAGCACGAGAAACTCGACACCATCCATGCCCCCTACAAGAGTGGCGGACAGGGTGTCATCGATCTGGTCGCCGGCCGTTTGCAGTTTTTCGCCGGCGCGCCAGCCGAAGTCATGTCGCACATGAAAGGCGGCAAGCTTCGCGCGGTTGCCGTGCTCGACGACAAGCGGCTCTCAGTTCTTCCGGATCTCCTGACGTCACCCGAGCAAGGTTTCGGATATCTGCAGGCCCAAACCTGGTCGACGGTCGTCGTTCCCAAGGGCACCCCGAAGAGCATTGTCGACAAGATGAGTGGCGACATCGCCACGGCCTTGCAGGACCCGGGGTTGAAGGAACGACTCGTATCCCAAGGCGCGGTCGTCGTCGGATCAACGCCGGAGACGCTTCGCGATTTCTACCGCAAAGAGCACGCGAAATTTGGTCCGCTGGTCAAGGCAATCGGCCTGAAACCGGAGCAATAGGCCTGCCGATCTCGAAATTTCCCTCGATCTCCCGGTGCACAAATCGTGCACACACACCTTCTAACCGATTGAAAAATTTGAACTCACGCTCGAATCCATCATTGGACAAATTGTGGCGCCGTTCCCAGGCGCCAACTGCTTAGGCGGGTCTGACAGCAATCAACACTGCGAGCTGGATAGGATTTGAACCTATCACCTTCAGGTTATGAGCCTGACGATTGCCGAAACGGCTATTCGACACGCTGGCCCGCGCGCCAGCCCATCTCCCAGAAGTCTGCCTCGAGTCGGGTGGCTTCCTTGAAGATCGCAATCAGCTCTGCCTCGCGGGCCGGCGTGGCGTAGAGATCGGCGAGACGCTCCAGGTGCGCCCGCGCTTTCGCCGCGACCTCCTGGTATGGCACGCCGGCATACTCGGCGATCCAAACGCGATAGGGGTTCGTCGCAGCGTCCGCATCGGGTAGCGAGGCGAGCCGCGTTGCGATCTCCGCGTAGCCGATCACGCAAGGGGCAAGCGCCACCTTGAGTGCTAGCAGATCGCCGCGCATTCCTGCGTCGAGCACGTAGCGTGTATAGGCCAGCATCTCGACCGCCGGAGGGTTTGTTCAAGGTCGCTCGGGGACAGGCCCCAACCGGCACAGAGCTTCACATGCAGGTTCATCTCGACATCAAGGACGGCCGAGAGGCCGGCCGCTGCTTCACGCATGTCGGCAAGCTTGGGCGACTTGTAGACCGAGAGCGCATAGGCGCGAGCAAACTCGATAAGGAAAAGATAGTCCTGAGCGAGGTAGTGACGAAACGCCGCTTCGGCGAGCGAGCCGTCTGCCAACCCGTTCGTGAAGGGATGCTCGGTGTAGGCCCGCCACTCAGCGGATGCTTCTGTCTTTAGACGCTCGAAGAAACTCACGATCTTTTTTGCCTGGCTTGCTTTCCCATGAACGTCTTTGGCTCGCTACCGATAGCGCGTTGCGAACCGGGTGGACGCTGACCTTGAACAGGCCGCCGCGATCAGCCGGCACGATGGCGCACGGAATTCGCTGCCGCCGGTCGCGGGGACTGACTTGCGTTCTCACGTTATCACCAACAGATGGCACATGCCCTAAGTCCAAGTTTCAATTGTGGACGAACCGCACCAGTTTCGCACCAGAAACAACCCGCACGAAGCGCGACGAACGTGGTCGAATTCCACAGAAAGCGCAGGAAAATCAACGGCGGCGGCCATTATCCCGCGCTTCGTCACTCCCAGCCGTACTTTAGCGGTCCGCAAATTACATCTCCGGCTTCAATCTAGCCATGATTTCTCAGCCCGATCGTAGATGCGGCGGGTATTTTCGCCGAAGGATCGCGTTTCTAAGGGTCGAGAACCTGCGAGCGGAACGTGCAACTCGGCGATGTCCACACAAGACAATGCGCGTGATCCGGCGACGACTGCCGATGATTGCGATACGAGGATGCCGCGCCCTTGAGAGGCAATTCGCGATC
This region of Bradyrhizobium sp. CCGUVB1N3 genomic DNA includes:
- a CDS encoding tripartite tricarboxylate transporter substrate binding protein; this translates as MIGLFGLFGIAAAVAETFPSKPVTLVIPYSPGGSSDVVGRSLAQKLSEIWKQPVVVENRPGATTTVGAEYVSRAAPDGYTMLLAAPPFVITQYVYPNLGYDTEKNFEPVSLVAYFPLIMVVNPSLPINNLKELIEYSRKNPGMVYPSPGAGTTPHLMGEMLAKHEKLDTIHAPYKSGGQGVIDLVAGRLQFFAGAPAEVMSHMKGGKLRAVAVLDDKRLSVLPDLLTSPEQGFGYLQAQTWSTVVVPKGTPKSIVDKMSGDIATALQDPGLKERLVSQGAVVVGSTPETLRDFYRKEHAKFGPLVKAIGLKPEQ